One part of the Rothia sp. ZJ932 genome encodes these proteins:
- the rplS gene encoding 50S ribosomal protein L19: MQTLDFIDNKSLRNDVPDFGPGDTLNVHVNIVEGNRSRVQVFKGYVLGRQGSGVRETFTVRKVSFGVGVERTFPVHSPVIEKIELVTRGDVRRAKLYYMRDRHGKAARIREKREN, from the coding sequence ATGCAGACTCTTGACTTTATCGACAACAAGTCACTTCGCAACGATGTGCCCGACTTCGGTCCCGGTGACACCCTGAACGTACACGTCAACATTGTTGAAGGTAACCGTTCACGTGTTCAGGTTTTCAAGGGCTACGTTTTGGGTCGTCAGGGCTCTGGCGTTCGTGAAACCTTCACCGTGCGTAAGGTTTCATTCGGTGTTGGTGTAGAGCGTACCTTCCCGGTTCACTCACCCGTTATCGAAAAGATCGAACTGGTAACCCGTGGTGACGTTCGTCGTGCGAAGCTGTACTACATGCGCGATCGCCATGGTAAGGCAGCTCGTATCCGCGAGAAGCGCGAAAACTAA